In Romboutsia lituseburensis, a genomic segment contains:
- a CDS encoding DUF1934 domain-containing protein — protein sequence MNANLAITTRQYDENGRIDTIKLNTKAEAYNKNKDIYVVYKEEEDGNKVTTTIKISDSEVSIKKFGTTNSNMVFKKNEKTETRYRTPQGLFIIEIDTKELKIDKKEENCIKLNIDYDIKIMDLFKGRNKIEVLVEIKE from the coding sequence ATGAATGCTAATTTAGCAATAACTACTAGACAGTATGATGAAAATGGAAGAATTGATACTATAAAGTTAAATACAAAAGCAGAGGCATACAATAAAAATAAAGATATATATGTAGTTTATAAAGAAGAGGAAGATGGAAATAAAGTAACAACAACAATAAAAATATCTGATAGCGAAGTTAGTATAAAGAAATTTGGTACAACTAATTCTAATATGGTATTTAAAAAAAATGAAAAAACAGAAACTAGATATAGAACACCACAGGGATTATTTATAATAGAAATAGATACAAAAGAATTAAAAATAGATAAAAAAGAAGAAAATTGCATAAAATTAAATATAGATTACGATATTAAAATTATGGATTTATTTAAAGGCAGAAATAAAATAGAAGTTTTAGTGGAAATAAAAGAATAA
- the ftsH gene encoding ATP-dependent zinc metalloprotease FtsH encodes MNKFFKGIGFYLLIFIIIVGIVQFSGKPTEKIQQFEFSKMYRELSEGNISKLYFINDTAVEGTIKDTNTKFRSYVPKEVMGDKFANEVLQQVKEGKVTSLGGEPKPSAPWFVEMLPTLLLIFFMVILWFVFMNQSQGGGGKVMNFGKSKAKVHKDDEKTRVTFKDVAGLNEEKEDLQEVVDFLKNPKKYIDLGARIPKGILMVGPPGTGKTYLSRAVAGEAGVPFFSISGSDFVEMFVGVGASRVRDLFEQAKKNAPAIIFIDEIDAVGRKRGAGLGGGHDEREQTLNQLLVEMDGFGVNQGIIIMAATNRPDILDPALLRPGRFDRQVVVGAPDVKGREAIFKVHSKNKPLADDVNVEVLARRTPGFTPADIENLMNEAAILTARKREKKIQMETIEEAITKVIAGVAKKSRVISEPERRLTAYHEAGHAVCAHVLEHVSPVHQVTIVPRGRAGGFTMQLPVEDKFYATKNEMKENIIVLLGGRVAEELVLDDISTGASNDLERVSSTARAMVTKYGMSSKLGPMTFGDSNDEVFLGNSFGSKQNYSEEVASEIDREISALVDASYKKTKKLLQDNMDRLEYVAQALLVHETLDASQFLQAFNKELSLKVEEDNKETSALTAEENSSEEVKVDLDLAKKEVIVNQVDETKQDNDENK; translated from the coding sequence TTGAATAAATTTTTCAAGGGAATCGGTTTCTACCTACTAATTTTTATAATCATAGTAGGAATAGTGCAGTTCTCAGGTAAGCCAACAGAGAAAATACAACAATTTGAGTTTTCAAAAATGTATAGAGAGTTATCAGAAGGAAATATATCTAAGTTATATTTCATAAATGACACTGCAGTAGAGGGAACTATAAAAGACACAAATACTAAATTTAGATCATATGTACCAAAAGAAGTAATGGGAGATAAATTTGCTAATGAGGTACTACAACAAGTAAAAGAAGGAAAAGTAACATCATTAGGTGGAGAGCCTAAACCTTCTGCACCATGGTTTGTAGAAATGTTACCGACATTACTATTAATATTCTTTATGGTAATTCTTTGGTTCGTATTTATGAATCAGTCTCAAGGTGGAGGCGGAAAAGTAATGAACTTTGGTAAATCAAAAGCTAAAGTACATAAAGATGATGAAAAAACTAGAGTTACATTTAAAGATGTAGCTGGATTAAATGAAGAAAAAGAAGATTTACAGGAAGTCGTCGACTTCTTAAAAAATCCTAAAAAATATATTGATTTAGGTGCGAGAATACCTAAAGGTATACTTATGGTAGGTCCTCCAGGTACAGGTAAAACATATTTATCAAGAGCTGTTGCAGGTGAAGCCGGAGTACCATTTTTCAGTATAAGTGGTTCTGATTTCGTTGAAATGTTTGTTGGGGTAGGGGCATCTAGAGTTAGAGATTTATTTGAACAAGCCAAAAAGAATGCACCTGCTATAATATTTATAGACGAGATAGATGCAGTTGGTAGAAAAAGAGGAGCTGGTCTTGGTGGAGGACACGATGAAAGAGAGCAAACTCTTAATCAATTATTAGTTGAAATGGATGGATTTGGAGTAAACCAAGGTATAATAATAATGGCTGCTACAAATAGACCTGATATACTTGACCCAGCGTTACTTAGACCAGGTAGATTTGACAGACAGGTTGTTGTTGGGGCACCAGATGTTAAAGGTAGAGAAGCAATATTCAAAGTTCATTCTAAGAACAAGCCATTAGCAGATGATGTTAATGTTGAAGTCTTAGCAAGAAGAACTCCTGGATTTACTCCTGCTGATATAGAAAACTTAATGAATGAAGCTGCTATATTAACAGCAAGAAAAAGAGAAAAGAAAATACAAATGGAAACTATAGAAGAGGCTATTACAAAGGTTATAGCTGGTGTTGCTAAGAAGTCTAGAGTTATAAGTGAACCAGAAAGAAGACTTACTGCTTACCATGAAGCAGGTCATGCGGTTTGTGCTCATGTACTTGAACATGTTAGTCCTGTTCATCAGGTTACTATAGTACCAAGAGGTAGAGCTGGTGGATTCACTATGCAATTACCTGTAGAAGATAAATTCTATGCTACTAAAAATGAAATGAAAGAAAATATAATAGTATTACTTGGTGGTAGAGTTGCTGAGGAATTAGTTTTAGATGACATATCTACAGGAGCATCTAACGACTTAGAGAGAGTATCTTCTACTGCTAGAGCTATGGTTACTAAGTATGGTATGAGTTCTAAGCTTGGTCCAATGACATTTGGAGATAGCAATGATGAAGTATTCTTAGGAAATAGCTTTGGAAGTAAACAAAACTATTCTGAAGAAGTTGCTTCTGAAATAGATAGGGAAATAAGTGCACTTGTAGATGCTTCGTATAAGAAGACTAAAAAATTATTACAAGATAATATGGATAGATTAGAGTATGTAGCTCAAGCGTTACTAGTTCATGAAACTTTAGACGCTAGTCAATTCTTACAAGCATTTAATAAAGAATTATCTTTAAAAGTAGAAGAAGATAACAAAGAAACATCTGCATTAACAGCAGAAGAGAATTCTTCTGAAGAGGTTAAAGTTGATTTAGATTTAGCTAAGAAAGAAGTTATAGTAAATCAAGTAGATGAAACTAAACAAGATAATGATGAAAATAAATAG
- the murI gene encoding glutamate racemase codes for MSDRPIGVFDSGLGGLTVLKEITKILPNENVVYFGDTARVPYGPRSKETVMKYTFQAINFLMSKNVKAIVIACNTATARCLKEANEKYDIPIIGVIEAGARTAAYSTKNKIVGVIGTEGTVRSKAYNTEIGKLDKDIKIIDRACNLFVPIVEEGWSNSEIATLTAKKYLQDLIDQGIDSLVLGCTHYPLLKRTIGEVVGEEIKLVNPAKETAKDLKKILEDGNLVRLAENDKPSYEYYVSDIPERFANIAEEFLKREIQGVKNVEIQKY; via the coding sequence ATGAGTGACAGACCGATTGGTGTTTTTGACTCTGGTCTAGGTGGACTGACAGTACTAAAAGAAATAACAAAAATATTACCTAATGAAAATGTGGTCTATTTTGGAGATACAGCTAGAGTGCCTTATGGACCAAGATCAAAAGAAACTGTAATGAAATATACTTTTCAAGCTATAAACTTTTTAATGTCTAAGAATGTAAAGGCTATAGTAATAGCTTGTAACACAGCTACAGCTAGATGTTTGAAAGAAGCAAATGAAAAATATGATATACCTATAATAGGTGTTATAGAAGCAGGAGCTAGAACTGCTGCTTATTCTACTAAAAATAAGATAGTAGGTGTTATCGGAACAGAAGGTACAGTTCGTTCAAAGGCGTATAACACAGAAATAGGTAAATTAGATAAAGACATAAAAATAATTGATAGAGCATGTAATTTATTTGTCCCAATAGTAGAAGAAGGTTGGTCAAATAGTGAAATAGCAACTTTAACAGCTAAAAAATATTTACAAGATTTAATAGATCAAGGCATTGATTCTTTAGTATTAGGTTGTACTCATTATCCTTTATTAAAGAGAACTATTGGTGAAGTTGTCGGTGAAGAAATAAAATTAGTAAATCCAGCAAAAGAAACAGCGAAGGATTTAAAAAAGATATTAGAGGATGGGAATTTAGTACGTTTGGCAGAAAATGATAAGCCATCTTATGAGTATTATGTATCAGATATACCTGAAAGATTTGCAAATATAGCAGAAGAATTCTTAAAAAGAGAAATTCAAGGTGTTAAGAATGTAGAGATACAAAAATATTAA
- a CDS encoding D-alanine--D-alanine ligase: MKKLNVALIFGGKSGEHEVSLSSTASIYKHIDKNKYNVFTIGITKDGRWMYYEGSEENIKDGEWVNLANKNVEINLVPVGNREVGLVFEDGRVEKIDVLFPVLHGPYGEDGTIQGLFEISQIPYVGCGVLASSVGMDKLVCKKVFSQIGLPQVDYTYTTKWSFNKDKDKELNNIESKLKYPVFVKPANLGSSVGISKACNREELLKGINEALQFDSRVVLEQGVNAREIEVAVLGNDEVKASIAGEIKPAKDFYDYEDKYINGASTYDIPASISDEDMESIRKMAIEAFKGIDGKGLSRVDFFKDKDTGEIFINEINTLPGFTNISMYPKMWEATGLEYSNLIDRLIDLAIDAKK, translated from the coding sequence ATGAAAAAACTTAATGTAGCCTTAATATTTGGTGGAAAATCAGGAGAGCACGAAGTTTCGTTATCATCAACAGCTTCGATATATAAACATATAGATAAAAATAAATATAACGTATTTACAATAGGTATAACAAAAGATGGAAGATGGATGTACTATGAAGGTAGTGAAGAAAACATAAAAGATGGAGAATGGGTAAATTTAGCTAATAAAAATGTTGAAATTAACTTAGTTCCTGTAGGAAATAGAGAAGTAGGACTTGTGTTTGAAGATGGAAGAGTCGAAAAAATAGATGTTTTATTCCCAGTATTACATGGTCCATATGGGGAAGATGGAACAATACAAGGTTTATTTGAAATAAGTCAGATACCGTATGTAGGTTGTGGGGTTTTAGCTTCTAGTGTAGGTATGGATAAGCTTGTTTGTAAAAAAGTATTTTCTCAAATCGGACTACCACAAGTTGATTACACTTATACAACAAAGTGGTCATTTAACAAAGATAAAGATAAAGAATTAAATAATATAGAATCAAAATTAAAATATCCTGTATTTGTAAAACCCGCTAACCTAGGTTCAAGTGTAGGTATATCGAAGGCATGTAATAGAGAAGAGTTATTAAAAGGTATAAATGAAGCATTACAATTTGACTCGAGAGTAGTATTAGAGCAAGGTGTAAATGCAAGAGAAATAGAAGTTGCAGTACTTGGTAATGACGAGGTTAAGGCATCTATAGCAGGTGAAATAAAGCCGGCTAAAGATTTTTATGATTATGAAGATAAATATATAAATGGAGCTTCTACTTATGACATACCTGCAAGCATAAGTGATGAAGACATGGAAAGTATAAGAAAAATGGCTATAGAAGCATTTAAGGGAATTGACGGGAAGGGACTTTCAAGAGTAGATTTCTTTAAAGATAAAGATACTGGAGAAATATTTATAAATGAAATAAATACTTTACCAGGATTCACTAATATAAGTATGTATCCTAAGATGTGGGAAGCTACAGGATTAGAATACTCTAATCTTATAGACAGACTTATAGATTTAGCGATAGACGCTAAGAAGTAA
- the tilS gene encoding tRNA lysidine(34) synthetase TilS translates to MIFEKVLGTINKYNLIEDGDKIVLGLSGGPDSVCLLHILYRLKEKMNIEVYAAHLNHQIRGLEAQKDALYISQICEDLGITSFVKAINVPEYCKEQGVSLEEGARTLRYEMFEEIKQKTKSNKIAIGHNRNDQAETVLMRIMRGTGLQGLRGIEYIRDNEIIRPILDIERSEIEAYCEKYELNPRIDKTNLESIYTRNKIRLELIPYMKDNFNPNVIESIVRMTNSLKNDSDYIDLQAKKNFKEVSTLKEDSVEISLPKYVNLHNAIKVRVLRSAIKHILGDTNFVDQKHIEDIIELECESKLNKMLNLPRGIFAYRRKNIIILTTKEIVSEEIDFCYNIPSNGFIKIKELNLVLETQKMSIDRYKSIKLDKTSKGFDFDKVKGGIVVRSRKQGDKIKLAGGSKKVKDLFIDLKIPREDRCKVPVITDDEGILCVGDYKTSENYKIDSETKEVLKISFKKL, encoded by the coding sequence ATGATTTTTGAAAAAGTACTAGGTACTATAAATAAATATAATTTGATAGAAGATGGAGACAAAATAGTATTAGGACTTTCTGGAGGGCCAGATTCAGTTTGTTTATTACATATACTGTATAGACTTAAAGAAAAAATGAACATCGAAGTATATGCAGCACATCTAAACCATCAAATAAGAGGATTAGAAGCACAAAAAGATGCATTATACATATCACAAATCTGCGAAGATTTAGGGATTACATCTTTTGTTAAAGCTATAAATGTTCCTGAGTATTGTAAAGAACAAGGTGTATCTTTAGAGGAGGGTGCAAGAACTCTTAGATACGAAATGTTTGAAGAAATAAAACAAAAGACTAAATCAAATAAGATTGCTATAGGTCATAATCGTAATGACCAAGCGGAAACTGTTTTGATGAGGATTATGAGAGGAACTGGTCTTCAAGGCTTAAGAGGAATAGAGTATATAAGAGATAATGAGATAATAAGACCTATTTTGGATATAGAGAGAAGCGAGATAGAAGCATATTGCGAAAAGTATGAGCTAAATCCTAGAATAGATAAAACTAATTTAGAGAGTATATACACTAGAAATAAAATAAGGTTAGAATTAATACCTTATATGAAGGATAATTTTAATCCAAATGTAATAGAATCTATAGTAAGAATGACTAACAGTTTAAAAAATGATAGTGATTATATAGATTTACAAGCAAAGAAGAATTTTAAAGAAGTATCTACTCTTAAAGAAGATTCAGTAGAAATAAGTTTACCTAAATATGTTAATCTACATAATGCTATAAAAGTTAGAGTATTAAGAAGTGCAATAAAACATATACTTGGAGACACTAATTTCGTAGATCAAAAACATATAGAAGATATTATTGAGCTAGAGTGTGAAAGCAAATTAAATAAGATGTTAAATCTTCCAAGAGGAATTTTTGCATATAGAAGAAAAAATATCATAATATTAACTACAAAAGAAATAGTTAGTGAAGAGATAGATTTTTGCTATAATATACCTAGCAATGGATTTATCAAAATAAAAGAGTTAAACTTAGTTTTAGAAACCCAAAAAATGAGTATAGATAGATATAAAAGTATAAAACTAGATAAAACATCTAAAGGGTTTGATTTTGATAAAGTAAAAGGGGGTATCGTTGTAAGAAGTAGAAAGCAAGGTGATAAGATAAAACTTGCTGGAGGAAGTAAAAAAGTTAAAGACTTATTTATAGATTTGAAAATCCCGAGAGAAGACAGATGCAAAGTTCCTGTAATAACAGATGATGAAGGCATACTGTGTGTAGGTGATTATAAAACTAGTGAAAATTATAAAATTGATTCAGAAACAAAAGAAGTCTTAAAGATTAGCTTTAAGAAACTTTAG